The sequence below is a genomic window from Cicer arietinum cultivar CDC Frontier isolate Library 1 chromosome 6, Cicar.CDCFrontier_v2.0, whole genome shotgun sequence.
CATGATGTGGATTTATGTTCCACAGGTAGATTTTCCCACAACTTCATAAAAGTAGGATCCTTTGAAAACACATCCTTGGTTAATTCTTCTCCTTTCTCAGTCCACTTTTTAATATCTTGCTCACATTTAAGAACCCTTTCCTTAACATCTTCAAAAGGTTTCTTGTTACTAATCCAGCTACAAAGCTCCTCCACCTCAGCCCAAATGCTTGATTCTGTTATATCTTTTTTTGCCAACCTTTTTGCATGCTCCAACCATCTTTGAGTGTATCTATACCTCTTTGGCCTAGCCTTGTTCATGTAAGGTCCTGTTATTAGGAAAAATAAACAAGTCTCACATTGATAACAAATACATATACAACTCTATAAGAGTTTATAAAGACTGACATCTTTCACTTTACACGTCGGTTTTGTAAGGATAAATTATGACTAATACCTGTGTCTTCATGCTTCAAATGGCGGTAATAGTTTGCAATATCTAGAGGCTCAACTAGGCGACGAAATCTGGTTCCGAGTATGATCCAATCTTCTTTTCCTTCAAACTCATCTGGAAGTTCATACTTCTTCAACATTTCAATAATCTCATCCCATATTCCTGCTAGCACAAGCCTCTTCACGTTTGCTTGGAAATCTTTTTCATCCTGTTGCACCTTGAATGCATCATAGTAACCTTTGCCATTGTTTATCTCACATAGTGCTTTGTAGTCTTCCAACTCCCTCATGCTTGCCACACCCTTCTCTTGAAcctccttttttattttctcctcatttctttctttttgctTTTCTAACTCACCAGCCGCTCGAAGGCATAACCTTGCTCTTATGCTCTGAAATTAGTTTCATGAAAGTAGCAAACCAGGGACTAAAATCAATAGTTTTTGAATTTGCAAGAACTGAAtccaaaaatcaaaatttacagaaactaaaataaaaaaatgttataattgcacggattaaattcatatttaaatctAAGATCTATCATACTTCAGTACAAATATAGTGAGAACACGAGATGCAGCATTAACCTCTCTCACAATAACATGCTCAATCCAAGGTTTTAAATCATGAATGCGTGATCACCTTGTAATGCAGCCACAATTGCAGTCACAAAGACATAAAAACCTCGACGTCATGGCCAAAATCATACACCTAATCTTGAAACCTTGACTCTGACTGAATATGCttcatatatacatatagagACAGAAAAAGTTAATCACTAACCAGTCCGAGGCCATCCAAGGCGGCTGCAACATCGGCATTAAGACTATCATCAGCAGACAAAGGAAGGTCGTCAAGTTTGTCTAAGTACACCACATTTTGCATTCCCAAGCtctcctcaatttcatcttcaTAAGCTAGATGTTGCAATATACTTTTGTTGGCAACTTCAGAAAGTTGCGCCGAATCAGTTAGTTGAGTAACGTTAAACAGAAGTTGTAAAACAGCATCTGAGTTTTTTACCACAATCAGCTGCCCATTACCTATTAAACATATCAGTTAGTTATACAAGTTAAGCACAATAGTTAATCACttatactaattaattaactaatatgTCTAATATTACCGTTGCAGAAGATGTAAGTTCCAAAGGGTCTATAAGGGCTTAACTCAACAAAATTTGTTACATTCTCAAGTAACAAATTTGTGCTTCCCATGAGATTACAAGCAGCATGGCTTGTAACAATTCCCACATTCCTCATCACAATAGAATAAAATTCACAAGCCACATTGTCATAAGGTTTGGACTTGTTATGACATAAAAGTTGAAGAACATGACTAAAAAGTTTCTCAATAGAAGAAAAAGGAGCAAGAAAAATTCTTGGCACTATGTCATATCTCATGACAAAGTGTATGAAGTTATGAGACCAattttctctccttgaagcatgAGAGAATATATGGTTACCAATCAAGGGAGAACCAAATGTGACACATAGTGGTGATTTgtgttgaatttgttttttttttgggttaaaATTTTGTTCCAAGGCACAAAATGTTGTAAGAATGGCCATTACACCTCCTGAAGAGTGCCCTGTGAACACTACTTGTTTTCCTTCTGCTATAGCTTTATTCACCTGCAACACATTTTTTGGTATATT
It includes:
- the LOC101508060 gene encoding protein EDS1L-like — translated: MAGGLLGDNIGLNEEVIKKTCSLSFKAQNTSKELYISEKFSSTSSELVYLLISFPSSWVETDWFVRKPFGETKIDLARFPSLKSVGNDEPALVNEAFLNRFHRLLKFTSIISEVNKAIAEGKQVVFTGHSSGGVMAILTTFCALEQNFNPKKKQIQHKSPLCVTFGSPLIGNHIFSHASRRENWSHNFIHFVMRYDIVPRIFLAPFSSIEKLFSHVLQLLCHNKSKPYDNVACEFYSIVMRNVGIVTSHAACNLMGSTNLLLENVTNFVELSPYRPFGTYIFCNGNGQLIVVKNSDAVLQLLFNVTQLTDSAQLSEVANKSILQHLAYEDEIEESLGMQNVVYLDKLDDLPLSADDSLNADVAAALDGLGLSIRARLCLRAAGELEKQKERNEEKIKKEVQEKGVASMRELEDYKALCEINNGKGYYDAFKVQQDEKDFQANVKRLVLAGIWDEIIEMLKKYELPDEFEGKEDWIILGTRFRRLVEPLDIANYYRHLKHEDTGPYMNKARPKRYRYTQRWLEHAKRLAKKDITESSIWAEVEELCSWISNKKPFEDVKERVLKCEQDIKKWTEKGEELTKDVFSKDPTFMKLWENLPVEHKSTSCISTLFTVNKG